A DNA window from Malus domestica chromosome 12, GDT2T_hap1 contains the following coding sequences:
- the LOC103450900 gene encoding uncharacterized protein — protein sequence MFKKFSTEEVSAQNQVKASVQRKIRQSIADEYPGLEQVLEDLIPKKSPLIVAKCQNHLNLVVVNNVPLFFNIRDGPYMPTLRLLHQYPDIMKKLQVDRGAIRFVLSGANIMCPGLTSPGGSLDDEVGAETPVAIMAEGKQHALAIGFTKMSAKEIRDINKGIGVDNMHYLNDGLWKMEHLD from the exons ATGTTCAAGAA GTTTTCTACTGAAGAGGTGTCTGCACAAAATCAAGTTAAGGCATCTGTCCAGCGCAAAATTCGGCAGAGTATTGCAGATGAG TACCCGGGACTCGAACAGGTGTTGGAAGATTTGATCCCAAAGAAATCTCCTCTTATTGTGGCTAAATG TCAGAACCATCTAAATCTGGTGGTGGTAAACAACGTGCCACTATTTTTCAACATTCGTGATGGACCGTATATGCCTACCCTAAGACTTCTTCATCAAT ATCCAGACATAATGAAAAAGTTGCAAGTAGATAGGGGCGCCATAAGGTTTGTTCTCTCTGGTGCAAACATAATGTGTCCAGGTCTAACTTCTCCCGGTGGTTCTTTGGATGATGAAGTGGGTGCAGAAACTCCCGTG GCAATAATGGCAGAAGGAAAACAACATGCTCTTGCTATTGGCTTCACAAAAATGTCAGCAAAAGAAAT AAGAGATATCAACAAGGGAATCGGAGTTGACAACATGCATTATCTTAACGATGGTCTTTGGAAG ATGGAACATCTAGATTGA
- the LOC108169231 gene encoding folate-binding protein 1, with translation MKNGLRVSDPAAPSQYTRPLFNCGVEIGRNLLVVSLNQQNGICFLDLASYRCCSCNLIYACKPDSVCISQGGRFPPLSSEGKPPKLVSVRKLASSGEAGPECLHLWELLECSICDPCIGVQSGPPAICASFCDRVFEACAEAYYSTDAITQVLAPCGVSDYVCGRASEWILNGTEFCHAAGFAVKDDASVSNEEAFCYCGKASLEPTPLSGKRLCCCCCCW, from the exons ATGAAAAATGGGTTGCGCGTCTCTGATCCTGCTGCTCCTTCTCAATACACTCGTCCCCTCTTTAACTG CGGTGTGGAAATTGGACGCAATCTGCTTGTTGTTTCCTTAAATCAGCAGAATGGCATCTGCTTTCTGGATTTGGCCTCGTATCGGTGTTGCTCTTGTAATCTGATTTATGCAT GTAAACCTGACAGTGTATGCATTTCTCAAGGCGGTCGTTTCCCACCATTGTCTTCCGAGGGAAAACCTCCAAAAC TGGTATCCGTTAGGAAGTTGGCTTCATCAGGGGAAGCTGGCCCAGAGTGCTTGCATTTGTGGGAATTACTGGAATGTTCCATCTGTGATCCCTGCATTGGCGTGCAGTCAGGACCTCCAGCTATATGTGCCTCTTTCTGTGACAGGGTTTTTGAGGCTTGTGCTGAGGCTTACTACTCGACAGATGCAATAACACAG GTTCTAGCACCATGTGGAGTAAGTGATTATGTTTGCGGCAGGGCCTCGGAATGGATTCTTAATGGCACAGAGTTCTGCCATGCGGCAGGATTTGCTGTTAAAGATGATGCATCCGTGAGCAACGAAGAAGCATTTTGCTACTGCGGTAAAGCCAGTCTtgagccgaccccacttagtgggaaaaggctttgttgttgttgttgttgttggtaa
- the LOC103450899 gene encoding dormancy-associated protein homolog 3 isoform X2: protein MGLRLLDQLWDDTVAGPQPDSGLGKLRKHKTFSFRSSSATGSSDGGNVRLYGENSPEEVKVTRSIMIIKPPGYGSGNGGSAPVSPAGFTPPAGFTPPASPAGSTPPVSPFSGSHSGGFEEGQHRMHTRRRARSLELGAPVLLTTCDI from the exons ATGGGACTTCGCCTACTTGACCAGCTTTGGGACGACACCGTCGCCGGGCCGCAGCCCGACAGCGGTCTCGGGAAACTGCGGAAGCACAAAACCTTCAGTTTCCGGTCCAGCTCCGCAACTG GATCGTCAGATGGTGGGAACGTACGATTGTACGGTGAGAATTCCCCGGAGGAGGTGAAAGTTACGAGGAGTATCATGATAATTAAGCCCCCAGGTTATGGGAGCGGTAACGGCGGATCAGCTCCGGTTTCGCCAGCTGGGTTTACTCCGCCAGCTGGGTTCACGCCTCCGGCTTCGCCAGCCGGATCTACGCCGCCGGTGTCCCCGTTTTCTG GGAGCCATTCGGGCGGTTTCGAAGAAGGTCAGCATCGGATGCATACGAGAAGGCGAGCGAGGTCCCTGGAGCTAGGAGCGCCCGTTCTCCTTACGACGTGTGACATATGA
- the LOC103450899 gene encoding dormancy-associated protein homolog 3 isoform X1, with protein sequence MGLRLLDQLWDDTVAGPQPDSGLGKLRKHKTFSFRSSSATGSSDGGNVRLYGENSPEEVKVTRSIMIIKPPGYGSGNGGSAPVSPAGFTPPAGFTPPASPAGSTPPVSPFSGGREPFGRFRRRSASDAYEKASEVPGARSARSPYDV encoded by the exons ATGGGACTTCGCCTACTTGACCAGCTTTGGGACGACACCGTCGCCGGGCCGCAGCCCGACAGCGGTCTCGGGAAACTGCGGAAGCACAAAACCTTCAGTTTCCGGTCCAGCTCCGCAACTG GATCGTCAGATGGTGGGAACGTACGATTGTACGGTGAGAATTCCCCGGAGGAGGTGAAAGTTACGAGGAGTATCATGATAATTAAGCCCCCAGGTTATGGGAGCGGTAACGGCGGATCAGCTCCGGTTTCGCCAGCTGGGTTTACTCCGCCAGCTGGGTTCACGCCTCCGGCTTCGCCAGCCGGATCTACGCCGCCGGTGTCCCCGTTTTCTG gtggCAGGGAGCCATTCGGGCGGTTTCGAAGAAGGTCAGCATCGGATGCATACGAGAAGGCGAGCGAGGTCCCTGGAGCTAGGAGCGCCCGTTCTCCTTACGACGTGTGA
- the LOC103450898 gene encoding uncharacterized protein: MGIPPVRPPSITKYLKPYVLKMHFTNKYVSAQVIHTPTATVASSASSQEKALRESMEIRRDVAAAAKIGKILGERLLLKNIPAVSVHLKKEQKYHGKVKAVIDSVVEAGVKLL; the protein is encoded by the coding sequence ATGGGTATCCCTCCGGTCAGGCCACCTAGTATTACAAAGTATCTAAAGCCTTACGTCCTGAAGATGCACTTCACAAACAAATATGTAAGCGCCCAGGTGATCCACACACCAACTGCCACTGTGGCATCTTCTGCAAGCTCCCAAGAAAAGGCCTTGAGAGAAAGCATGGAGATACGTCGggatgttgctgctgctgcaaaGATTGGGAAGATATTAGGGGAGCGCCTGCTGCTCAAGAACATTCCCGCTGTATCCGTCCACTTGAAGAAAGAACAGAAATATCACGGTAAGGTTAAAGCTGTCATTGATAGTGTGGTTGAAGCAGGTGTCAAACTACTCTGA
- the LOC103450897 gene encoding uncharacterized protein: protein MSESKSKVDSLREWVVEHKLRAVGLLWLSGITGSIAYNWSQPGMKTSVRIIHARLHAQALTLAALAGAAVVEYYDHKTGAKHDKYAKYFPIEDFNKDSN from the exons ATGTCGGAATCCAAGAGCAAGGTCGATTCTCTCAGGGAATGGGTTGTCGAGCACAAGCTTCGAGCTGTTG GTCTTCTATGGCTCAGTGGAATTACGGGTTCGATAGCTTATAACTGGTCTCAGCCCGGCATGAAGACCAGTGTGAGGATCATCCACGCCAG GTTGCATGCACAGGCTCTAACGCTCGCCGCATTAGCTGGTGCAGCAGTGGTGGAGTACTATGACCACAAAACTGGAGCAAAGCACGACAAATACGCCAAGTACTTCCCAATTGAGGACTTTAACAAGGATTCCAattga